One window of the Desulfonatronovibrio magnus genome contains the following:
- a CDS encoding site-specific integrase — MNIEQDHTVFPIGYSAARAVVKKAGLIIGIDLNPHDLRRHAATFASRSGAPLEIVSKVILATQTYQQLKGIWAK, encoded by the coding sequence ATGAACATAGAGCAAGATCACACCGTTTTTCCCATTGGCTACTCAGCAGCCAGGGCGGTAGTTAAAAAAGCCGGGCTAATTATTGGTATCGACCTTAATCCTCATGATCTAAGACGTCACGCAGCCACTTTTGCTTCCAGGTCCGGTGCACCTCTTGAAATTGTCAGCAAAGTGATTCTCGCCACGCAAACATATCAACAACTCAAAGGTATCTGGGCAAAGTAA